CGCGCATGGCTGGAGGACTACACCGGCCGCGAGAACCGGATGCAGCGCTATGACGAGGTCATGGCGCAGCTGCACGGCAAGGTTCGGATCGGCCGCAAACTGAGCCGGGACGAGCTGAATGAGCGTTGATTTTCTCGACACCAATATCCTGCTCTACCATCTCGACGACAGCGAGCCGCGAAAGCACCTCATCGCACGAGGCATCATCGAATCGGCCCTTGCCACGGGCGACGCCTGCATCAGTTTCCAGGTTGTCCAGGAGTGTCTAAACGCCGGACTGCGCAAGGCCAGAATCCCCATGACGCCCGCCACTGCGCGCGACTATCTCGATGTGGTGCTGGCTCCATTGTGGCGGGTGATGCCCAGTCCCGAGCTTTATCAACGTGGGATCGACATCCAGGAACGTTACGGCTTCAGCTTCTACGATGCCCTGATCGTTTCGGCCGCCTTGCAGTCCGGTTGTCGGCGGCTTTACAGCGAAGATCTGCAACACGGGCAAAAGCTGGATCGTCTGATTGTTCATAATCCCTTCCGGTAGCCCGCAACTGTCCTGGAACCATGCCCATCCCAGCCCCCCAAGAACGCCTCATCGTCGCCCTCGACCTGCCGACCATTCCCGAAGCCAAGGCGCTGGTCGCTGTGATCGGTGACGCTGCGGTGTTCTACAAGATAGGCCTGGAGCTGTTCATGCAGCCCGGCTTCTTCGACTTTCTCGACTGGCTGCGCAGCGAGCACAAGCGCGTGTTCGTGGACCTCAAGTTTTTCGACATTCCGGAAACCGTGGCGCGCGCGGTGCGCGGCCTCGCCGAGCGAGGCGCCGACTTCTGCACGGTGCACGGCAACCAGTCGATCATGGAAGCCGCCGCCGGCGCCAAGGGGAATTCGTCGATCAAGGTGCTCGGAGTCACGGCGCTGACCTCGCTCGATCAGGGCGATCTGGACGATCTGGGCTTCGAATGCGACATCCCCACACTGGTGCTGTCGCGCGCGCGCCGCGCGCTGGCGGCCGGTTGCGACGGCGTGGTGTCCTCGGGCCTGGAGGTGGCAAAGCTCAAGGCCGAGATCGGCGACAAGCTGATCTGCGTGACGCCCGGCATCCGTCCGGTCGAAAACCGCGTGGAAGCCGACCAGAAGCGCATCATGACGCCGGCCGCGGCGATCCGCGCTGGCGCCGACTATCTCGTCGTCGGCCGGCCGATTCGCGACGCGGCCGATCCACGGGCGATGGCGCAGGCGATACAGCACGAAATTGCGTCGGCGCTATGATGGCCGGCTCCGCCCCTTGACTCTCGTTCCTGGACAACCGGATGTCTGAGCTGAAAAACGACCGCTTCCTGCGCGCGCTGCGCCGCGAACCCGTGGACCGCACGCCGGTGTGGATGATGCGTCAGGCCGGGCGCTATCTGCCGGAGTACCGCGCATCGCGTGCGCGCGCCGGTGATTTCCTGACGCTGTGCAAGACGCCGGAGCTGGCCTGCGAGGTCACGCTGCAGCCACTGGACCGCTACCCGCTGGACGCGGCGATCCTGTTCTCCGACATCCTCACGATTCCGGATGCGATGGGCCTGGGCCTGTACTTCGCCGAAGGCGAAGGCCCCAAGTTCGAACGGCCATTGCGCAGCGCGGCCGCGATCGAGGCGCTGCCGCTGCCGGACCCGGAAACCGAGCTGCGCTACGTGATGGACGGCGTGCGCACGATTCGCGGCGCGCTCAAGGGACGCGTGCCGCTGATCGGTTTTTCCGGCAGCCCGTGGACGCTGGCGACCTACATGGTCGAGGGCCGTGGCGGACATGACTTCGCAATCATCAAGCGCATGGCCTTCGAGGAACCCGAGGCGCTGCAGATGCTGGTCGACAAGCTGGCCGACTCGGTCACGCAATACCTCGCCGCACAGGCCAGGGCCGGCGCGCAGGCGCTGATGGTCTTCGACACCTGGGGCGGCGTGCTGTCGCCGGCGTTGTATCGACGCTTCTCGCTGGCGCCGATGGCAAAGATCGTCGAGCGCGTCCAGGCGCTGGCGCCGGACGTACCGGTGATTCTGTTCACCAAGAATGGCGGTCAACATTTGGAAGCGATGGCGGATACCGGTTGCACCGCGCTTGGCGTGGACTGGACCACCGATCTGTCGGTGGCGCGCGCACGCGTCGGTGAGCGCGTGGCGATCCAGGGGAACCTGGACCCGTGCACGCTGTTCGCACCGCCATCCGTGATCCGTGCCGAGGTGGCGCGCGTGCTTGAGAGTTTCGGCCACGGTTCCGGCCACGTCTTCAACCTCGGTCACGGCATTCTGCAGGGCGTACCGCCCGATCACGCCGGCGCCATGATCGAAGCCGTGCACGAACTCAGCCCCGCGTATCACCTGCGCCGCGGAGGGGCCTCATGATTTCCCTGTTTCTGCCCCGCTCACTGGTCTCGGTGCTGGGCTTCATCGGGCTGTGTGTGCTGATCACGGTGGCTTTCAGCCTGATGATTCCGTTCATCCTGTTGAAGCTGCTGGTGCCAATTCCGGCCTGGCGCAGCCTGTGTGCCGGCATCCTGATCGCGATCGCCAATGCCTGGGTCGGCGCCAACGGAATCTTCCTGCGTACCCTCTATCCGATCAATTGGCGCGTCGAGATCAATGGAACGCTGGACCCGAAACGCAGCTGGCTGCTGATCTGCAATCATCAGTCCTGGGTCGATATCGTCTTGTTGTTCGATGTGTTGCATGGCCGCGCGCCGTTTCCACGCTTCTTCCTCAAGGACCAGCTCAAGTACCTGCCGATCATCGGCCAGGCCTGCTGGGCGCTGGACTTCCCGTTCATGAAACGGCACACCAAGGAGTCGCTGAAGAAGAATCCGGCGCTGCGCGACCAGGATCTGGAAACCACGCGGCGCATGTGCGCGAAGTACCGCGAACGCCCGGCTACGGTCGTGAACTTCCTCGAAGGCACCCGATTTACCGAAGCCAAGCGCGTCTCGCGTGGCTCACCCTACCGGCATCTGCTGCGGCCGAAATCGGCCGGCATGTCATTCGCGCTCAACGCGATGGGGGATCAGTTCGCCGGCATCATCGATGTGAGCATCGCCTACCAACCGAGCCGGCACTCGTTGGTCGGCGGTTTCCTGCGCGGCGAACAGAATGATTTGGTAATCCACATCGACGTGTTGCCGGTTCCGACCGAGCACCTCGGCGGCGACTATCAAGGTGATGCCGCGTTTCGCATGCGCTTCCAGCAGTGGATCAACACGCTGTGGACGCGCAAGGACAAACGGCTGGATACGCTGGCCGGAAGCGCTCACGGCGAGGCGCGGCCACATACCGTCTGAGCGCAGCGCCTCACTCCATGACCGCGGCTTCGAATTCGTCCGCATCGGGTTGATCGTGCTTCACGGGCTTCAATAGCAGCAGCAGCGGAATACCGAGCAGAACGCCGATCGCCATGTAGTGAAAATCGCCGAGCATGCCGATCATGGCGGCCTGCCGCTGCGCCTCCGCCTCGATCTGCAGCAGGCCGCTGAGACCCATCAGGCCGGTATCCCCATTCACGTAGCCGATCAGGGCCGGGTTGTACGGATTCACGTTCTCGACCAGCACCGAGTGCGCCATGCGCGTGCCGTAGGTCTGGTAGGCGAACGCAAGCGCGATACCCACGCTGCTGCCGACATTGCGCAGCAGGGCATACAGCGAGGTTCCGTCGCTGCGATAGGCGTGCGGCAGGGTCGCGAAACTCAAGGTCGACAACGGCACGAACACGAAACCGACCCCCAGGCCCTGAACGAATCCGCTCCAGACGATATGGCTGCTCGGCACATCGAGACTGAACTTGGACATCCAGTACAACGCATAGGCCAGCAGCAACATTCCGACAAGGATCGGCAGGCGCGCATCGACACGTCGCAGGATGCGACCGGAAATCTGCATGGCGATCATCGTGCCGATACCGCGCGGCGCCATGACCAGGCCGGCTGTGACCACCGGGTATCCCTGCAGGTTCTGCAGGAACGGCGGCAACAGGGCGAAGGTGGAGAACAACACGATGCCCAGAATCGCGATGACCACCAGACCTCCGACCAGGTTTCGATCCCGAAACAGGTGCGGTGAGATGAAGGGTCGGTCCGTGGTCAGCGTATGCACGACAAACAGATAGAACGAGGCGACCGCCGTACAGCATTCGATCATGATCTCGCTCGAATTGAACCAATCCTGGCTCTGACCTCGGTCCAGCATCAACTGCAGGCTGCCGATGGCGATGCTCAGAAATGCGAAGCCCTTGAAGTCCATCGGCTCGGCGCGTCTCGGTTCCGATTTGGGCAGCGCGGCGCTCAGCGCCAGAAACGTGGCAATCCCGATCGGCACGTTGATATAGAACACCCATCGCCAGCTGTAGTGCTCGGTCAACCAGCCGCCGAGGGCGGGGCCCAGAATCGGGCCGATCATCACGCCCACGCCCCAGGCCGCCATTGCCGAACCCTGCTGCTCGCGAGGGTAGCTGTCGAGCAGAGTGGTCTGCGACAGCGGCACCAGTGCGGCACCGAATACGCCCTGCAGCAGACGGAACAGGACGATCTCGCCGAGGTTTCCGGCGATGCCGCACAACATCGAGGCGATCGTGAAGCCCGAGATCGCGATCAGGAAGATTCGCTTCACACCGAAGCGATTGGCGAGATAGCCCGTGGGTGTGGTCGCAATCGCCGAAGCGACGATGTACGAGGTCAGCACCCAGGCGATCTGATCCTGGGACGCCGACAAGCTGCCTTGCATGTGCGGCAGCGCGACATTGGCGATCGTGGTGTCGAGCGCCTGCATCATCGTGGCGGACAAGGTCCCGAAGGTCACCAGCAGGCGTGAGCCGGCCACCGCCGGTGCGCCGCCGTGCGTCACCGCGCTCACGAGTGATCGACGGCCAGCGATGCCTGTTGAGTCGCTTGCTCGCCGGCCTGGCTCAGCCCCAGGGCGCTGTAGATCGCTTTCACGCGATCGGGAATTCCGGTGTCGATCGTGACCTCGGCGCTGAGGCCGGAACGAAGTTCGGATTCGTGCTCATGGTGTTCGATCGCCAGCCGCACCGGCAGGCGCTGCACGACCTTGACCCAGTTGCCGGTAGCGTTCTGCGGCGGCAGTAACGAAAACTCGGCCCCGGTGGCCTGCCCGATGCTCTGCACCGTGGCTGTCCACCGTTCGCCCGGATAGGCATCGATCTCGACATCGACCTCGGCGCCAGGGTGAATCCCCGCGAGCTGGTCCTCCTTGAAGTTGGCCTCGATCCAGGTGTCCTGATCGGCAACGACACTGATCATCGGCAAGCCCGGCGTCGCGTACTGGCCGATTTCCGGAACCTTGGAGGCGACACCATTGATCGGCGCCTGCACCGAACAGCGCTGCAAATTCAGTTGCGCCTGCTCCAGCGCCGCCTGTGCCGCCATCACCGCAGGATGTCGCTCCAGCGGCTGGTCAAGCTTGCCCCCGAGTTGCACCAGAGTCTCGTCACCTTCGCTTTGCAGCTTGTTGACCGTATTTCGTGCCACATCGAGATCGTGCTGCGCCTGATCGAGCGCGGACCTGGACACCGCATCGCGCTCGTGAAGGTTCTTGACGCGCCTCAACTGGGTTTCGGCGAAGCGCAGGTCATCACGTGCCGCCGCCAGACCGGACTGCTTTTGCGCATATGCCGCCTTGAGCGATCCGACCTGCATGCGCGACTGCTCGAGTCGAGCCTGGGCATCGTGCAGCGCCACTTCATAAGGTCGCGGATCAATCCGCAGCAGAAGATCGCCGGCCCTCACGCGCTGATTCTCGCGCACGTTGACGGACATGATCTTGCCACTGACCTCGGCGCCCACATCGACCATGTTGGCCTTGACATAGGCGTTGTCGGTGCTGACGTAGCGGCCGCCGACAAACCACAGATAAACGCCGGCAATCGCCACGAGAACGGGCACCACCAGGAACAGAGCGCGGCGCATTCGCTGCCGCTGCAAGGTTCGGGAAGAATCGAGAACTGGGGTTTCAGGGGCGTTCATGCTTGTTTCTTGTTCGGGTTTTGCGCGGGGGTCACGCAGGAAGAGGACGAGCTTTCGCCAATGAGGTTGCACTTGATCCGCAGCAGCAGGGACTCAAGCTGGCTACGCTCCGATTTTTTCAGCCCGGCCAGCGCCGCTTCGCGGACCTGGTTTGCGACCTCATTGAGTTCAAGCAACAGCGGCTCGGCCGATTCGGTGAGATGCAGGCTGACTGCGCGACGATCGCTCGCATGCGGCGCGCGCCGCACCCAGCCCGCCTTGACCAGCCGGTCCACGATCTGAGTCACGGTCACCGGGTGCACTTCGAGAATTTCGGCCAGCGTGGCCTGGTTGATCCCAGGCGACTTCGAGAGGCTGATCAGCACGCGCCACTGCGGCTGGGTCAAACCCAGGTGCTGGGCGCGTCGCTTGAAATCACCACGTATCAGCCGCGCCACCTCCGACAGTGTCGAAGCGGCACCAAGATTGGCAATGGGTTGGGTCATGCGGCCATTCTACGAAATAATAAGTGCACTAATCAATAGTGCACTTATTATTTATGCGGGATAGTACCGGCATCTGACGGCCATGCCGCAAGCGGCGGCCCGCAGAATGAACCGACTGCGGCATGGCCGTTCCTCTCTCCCGCAAGCGGACGAGGGCAGGTCGGCACCGCGCCGCGCGCGATTCACGTTAACGGCCATGCCGGCGGAGGCACCCCGGAAAATGAATCCTGGGCCAGGCAGGCCGCCCTCTCCCCACCACCCGCTCCGCGGGCGTCCTCCCCTCTCCCACGTCGTGGGCGAGGGGCAGCGGACTCGCTGCGCGAGATTCACGTTAACGGCCATGCCGGCGGAGGCACCCCGGAAAATGAATCCTGTGCCAGGCAGGCCGCCCTCTCCCCACCACCCGCTCCGCGGGCGGTCCTCCCCTCTCCCACGTCGTGGGCGAGGGGCAGCGGACTCGCTGC
This DNA window, taken from Gammaproteobacteria bacterium, encodes the following:
- a CDS encoding PIN domain-containing protein; its protein translation is MSVDFLDTNILLYHLDDSEPRKHLIARGIIESALATGDACISFQVVQECLNAGLRKARIPMTPATARDYLDVVLAPLWRVMPSPELYQRGIDIQERYGFSFYDALIVSAALQSGCRRLYSEDLQHGQKLDRLIVHNPFR
- the pyrF gene encoding orotidine-5'-phosphate decarboxylase, whose product is MPIPAPQERLIVALDLPTIPEAKALVAVIGDAAVFYKIGLELFMQPGFFDFLDWLRSEHKRVFVDLKFFDIPETVARAVRGLAERGADFCTVHGNQSIMEAAAGAKGNSSIKVLGVTALTSLDQGDLDDLGFECDIPTLVLSRARRALAAGCDGVVSSGLEVAKLKAEIGDKLICVTPGIRPVENRVEADQKRIMTPAAAIRAGADYLVVGRPIRDAADPRAMAQAIQHEIASAL
- the hemE gene encoding uroporphyrinogen decarboxylase encodes the protein MSELKNDRFLRALRREPVDRTPVWMMRQAGRYLPEYRASRARAGDFLTLCKTPELACEVTLQPLDRYPLDAAILFSDILTIPDAMGLGLYFAEGEGPKFERPLRSAAAIEALPLPDPETELRYVMDGVRTIRGALKGRVPLIGFSGSPWTLATYMVEGRGGHDFAIIKRMAFEEPEALQMLVDKLADSVTQYLAAQARAGAQALMVFDTWGGVLSPALYRRFSLAPMAKIVERVQALAPDVPVILFTKNGGQHLEAMADTGCTALGVDWTTDLSVARARVGERVAIQGNLDPCTLFAPPSVIRAEVARVLESFGHGSGHVFNLGHGILQGVPPDHAGAMIEAVHELSPAYHLRRGGAS
- a CDS encoding acyltransferase; translated protein: MISLFLPRSLVSVLGFIGLCVLITVAFSLMIPFILLKLLVPIPAWRSLCAGILIAIANAWVGANGIFLRTLYPINWRVEINGTLDPKRSWLLICNHQSWVDIVLLFDVLHGRAPFPRFFLKDQLKYLPIIGQACWALDFPFMKRHTKESLKKNPALRDQDLETTRRMCAKYRERPATVVNFLEGTRFTEAKRVSRGSPYRHLLRPKSAGMSFALNAMGDQFAGIIDVSIAYQPSRHSLVGGFLRGEQNDLVIHIDVLPVPTEHLGGDYQGDAAFRMRFQQWINTLWTRKDKRLDTLAGSAHGEARPHTV
- a CDS encoding DHA2 family efflux MFS transporter permease subunit, with translation MMQALDTTIANVALPHMQGSLSASQDQIAWVLTSYIVASAIATTPTGYLANRFGVKRIFLIAISGFTIASMLCGIAGNLGEIVLFRLLQGVFGAALVPLSQTTLLDSYPREQQGSAMAAWGVGVMIGPILGPALGGWLTEHYSWRWVFYINVPIGIATFLALSAALPKSEPRRAEPMDFKGFAFLSIAIGSLQLMLDRGQSQDWFNSSEIMIECCTAVASFYLFVVHTLTTDRPFISPHLFRDRNLVGGLVVIAILGIVLFSTFALLPPFLQNLQGYPVVTAGLVMAPRGIGTMIAMQISGRILRRVDARLPILVGMLLLAYALYWMSKFSLDVPSSHIVWSGFVQGLGVGFVFVPLSTLSFATLPHAYRSDGTSLYALLRNVGSSVGIALAFAYQTYGTRMAHSVLVENVNPYNPALIGYVNGDTGLMGLSGLLQIEAEAQRQAAMIGMLGDFHYMAIGVLLGIPLLLLLKPVKHDQPDADEFEAAVME
- a CDS encoding HlyD family secretion protein, yielding MRRALFLVVPVLVAIAGVYLWFVGGRYVSTDNAYVKANMVDVGAEVSGKIMSVNVRENQRVRAGDLLLRIDPRPYEVALHDAQARLEQSRMQVGSLKAAYAQKQSGLAAARDDLRFAETQLRRVKNLHERDAVSRSALDQAQHDLDVARNTVNKLQSEGDETLVQLGGKLDQPLERHPAVMAAQAALEQAQLNLQRCSVQAPINGVASKVPEIGQYATPGLPMISVVADQDTWIEANFKEDQLAGIHPGAEVDVEIDAYPGERWTATVQSIGQATGAEFSLLPPQNATGNWVKVVQRLPVRLAIEHHEHESELRSGLSAEVTIDTGIPDRVKAIYSALGLSQAGEQATQQASLAVDHS
- a CDS encoding MarR family transcriptional regulator; amino-acid sequence: MARLIRGDFKRRAQHLGLTQPQWRVLISLSKSPGINQATLAEILEVHPVTVTQIVDRLVKAGWVRRAPHASDRRAVSLHLTESAEPLLLELNEVANQVREAALAGLKKSERSQLESLLLRIKCNLIGESSSSSCVTPAQNPNKKQA